The following proteins come from a genomic window of Rutidosis leptorrhynchoides isolate AG116_Rl617_1_P2 chromosome 10, CSIRO_AGI_Rlap_v1, whole genome shotgun sequence:
- the LOC139873296 gene encoding protein WHAT'S THIS FACTOR 1 homolog, chloroplastic, producing MPFWRLFSAVTAAVKIKQSPLLTSAVTNPNLIIRTYSTSFLITKTPKSQRKKRKKKESARTKHVQHESERISHFEKILHRDNHYRFVVKTKDYLSKQPQQVLRLDDAGKLYRELGFPRGRKVLKFIQRHPLVFETYRHSDDKIWFGFTDFMDAFLEEEKMIWDQMEKERINVVRKLLMMSANKRIPLSKIYHCRSLFGIPEDFRDRVRNYPEYFNTVVEGDGKRILELVNWDQKLAISSLEQEFMVDEERAKKAFQFKVKHGKLLDLDENDERKMNLLNTLPLVSPYSDGASLDLWTLEAEKYRVGVIHEFLSLTLEKRASIHHIVEFKEELSLTKHTYSMLLKQPRSFYLAGTEMNWVVFLKDGYGEDGILIHKDPQVLFNEKFYEFADKQELDIK from the coding sequence ATGCCGTTTTGGCGCCTGTTCTCCGCCGTCACCGCTGCCGTGAAAATTAAACAATCACCGTTACTGACCTCCGCCGTCACTAACCCTAACCTCATAATCCGTACATACTCAACTTCATTCTTAAttaccaaaacccccaaatcacaaaGAAAAAAACGCAAAAAGAAAGAATCAGCTCGAACCAAACACGTCCAACACGAATCCGAGCGCATTTCGCACTTCGAAAAAATACTACATCGAGATAATCACTATCGATTCGTTGTCAAAACAAAAGATTACTTATCCAAACAACCGCAACAAGTCCTCCGTCTTGACGATGCCGGAAAACTCTACCGCGAATTAGGGTTTCCGCGCGGCCGAAAAGTACTTAAATTCATCCAACGCCACCCGTTAGTTTTTGAAACGTATCGTCACTCGGACGATAAGATATGGTTCGGATTTACGGATTTTATGGACGCGTTTTTGGAAGAAGAGAAAATGATTTGGGATCAAATGGAGAAGGAGAGGATTAATGTAGTTAGGAAGTTGTTGATGATGTCTGCGAATAAACGGATTCCGTTAAGTAAAATTTATCATTGCCGGTCCTTATTTGGGATCCCGGAAGATTTTCGTGATCGTGTGAGGAACTATCCGGAGTATTTTAATACGGTGGTTGAAGGGGACGGGAAGAGGATTCTCGAGCTTGTGAATTGGGATCAAAAGCTTGCGATTAGTTCGTTGGAACAGGAGTTTATGGTTGATGAAGAACGAGCTAAGAAAGCGTTTCAGTTTAAGGTGAAACATGGGAAGTTGTTGGATTTAGATGAAAACGATGAACGGAAGATGAATTTATTGAATACACTTCCTCTTGTTTCGCCGTATTCTGATGGGGCGAGTTTGGATCTTTGGACTTTGGAAGCTGAGAAGTATCGGGTCGGGGTTATTCACGAGTTTTTGAGTTTAACTTTGGAGAAAAGAGCCTCGATTCATCATATTGTTGAGTTTAAAGAGGAGTTGAGTCTTACGAAACATACTTATTCGATGTTATTGAAGCAGCCGAGGAGTTTTTATTTGGCGGGAACAGAGATGAATTGGGTTGTGTTTTTGAAGGATGGTTATGGGGAAGATGGGATTTTGATTCATAAAGATCCACAAGTTTTGTTTAATGAGAAGTTTTATGAATTTGCAGATAAACAAGAACTGGATATTAAGTGA
- the LOC139872118 gene encoding uncharacterized protein isoform X2, with amino-acid sequence MTTNVDDTTDRPSHAVPVVDLSLLSQSELYTLSQSSDSAFNLQNDVVIPNINYAVFNESAGSRKQTYSRFRLASASVHRRTPHLRVSHTHASSNINDPEQAENKQIIRMLKELCKSNPKFHDIDQFEDDKNGNHVNSNSAVAEFLNSETLGMKRKRGRPRKHENVVFIRPPNKRLRTYTLKKEIVYDNERDRGNVNHKGVVVNLAALAELENPFGPEIMRRTEGMNTEDELLEFLRGLNGQWGSRRRKRRVVEASEFGDVLPQGWKLSLCIKKKEGRVWLFVRRYLSPSGRQFESCKDISTYLMSVIGDTNLDQKNHVDVKTSEDISLKGSSANAEDLVLQEDTKTDAPVDNLFSSSASPSPSPSQSSCSSQSQLSPPAVHEANNCEGLATLDPMEVEVENDIESDYVECNLKDEMEKKEQFTIAPSTVVVCDPVPMTEDSNKESVISSPDKDNVVFETVDAHSDDKLNSVNESNKLEIVHDLNIESHNKQDVDIDLGANSFVEALCDMNDDVSKTDQQPLEDAISPSELLDDEVPFSIDECNKEPETSTDKFYVYCSDNKSDLNLDKGVSSENELLSQFENEEIHTTSVVRVNDPAVSETGLVTKSSIFNERAFVPNLDMDINDTSDGLTSEKEKACGESSSGFFLDRFGIDKDSVEVVKKLSTKSTDSSKAVNSENLISVGRLAHDTYNNNNSINNKLSSGSDTSRHDGQFDMGTNAFGSFVASGIEGVNTFQEDNELNKNHAGDIPFSTLEQITSESSLLPSGSEQPSNKQEAKLDDFNMFRNNVAKHNESDDVLGFNTKSNLEFCSLVPSENEQGFEFQDDVSCLYDNTMEECKEESSERGLLNHFSDDIFENKMYSTPLDGLKFDEDRDLNSNELSLAFGNHHVSSKMEEAFDVHTNLSMVNNSMVDDLKVGRGSAGGLFDLSGNVKTSNFHNAWVGTKSNEFKSSGSKFTTDFGGNISQAHEEVVPSGMWRTGDVSQLQSGLSNSSHAQIPSHSSFHSFNIMSDKYFNRLEMDSLDLLKGIMKDLLRVV; translated from the exons ATGACAACAAACGTCGACGACACCACCGACCGTCCATCTCACGCCGTTCCCGTCGTTGATCTCAGTCTTCTTTCCCAATCCGAGCTCTACACACTCTCTCAATCTTCCGATTCCGCTTTTAATCTTCAAAACGACGTCGTTATCCCCAATATCAACTACGCCGTTTTCAATGAATCCGCCGGGAGCCGTAAACAAACCTACTCTCGTTTCCGTCTTGCCTCCGCCTCCGTCCACCGCCGTACACCTCACCTTCGTGTGTCACACACTCACGCTTCCAGCAACATCAATGATCCTGAACAAGCGGAAAATAAGCAGATTATACGGATGTTGAAAGAGCTGTGTAAATCAAACCCTAAGTTTCATGATATTGATCAATTTGAAGATGATAAAAACGGTAATCATGTTAATAGTAATTCAGCTGTGGCTGAATTTTTGAATTCTGAAACCCTAGGTATGAAGCGGAAACGAGGACGGCCTAGGAAGCATGAGAATGTTGTGTTTATTCGGCCTCCGAATAAGAGGCTTCGTACTTATACACTTAAGAAGGAGATTGTGTATGATAATGAGAGAGATAGAGGAAATGTGAATCATAAAGGTGTGGTGGTGAATCTGGCTGCACTTGCAGAATTAGAGAATCCGTTTGGGCCGGAGATTATGCGTAGGACGGAGGGGATGAATACGGAGGATGAGTTGTTAGAGTTTTTGAGAGGTTTGAATGGTCAGTGGGGGAGTAGGAGGAGAAAAAGGAGGGTTGTGGAGGCAAGTGAGTTTGGTGATGTTTTGCCGCAAGGATGGAAGTTGAGTCTTTGCATTAAGAAGAAAGAGGGCCGTGTTTGGTTGTTTGTTCGTCGTTATTTAAG TCCTAGTGGTCGGCAGTTCGAGTCATGCAAGGATATATCTACATACTTGATGTCTGTTATTGGAGACACAAACTTGGATCAGAAAAATCACGTGGACGTTAAAACTTCTGAGGATATTTCCTTAAAAGGATCTTCTGCAAAT GCTGAGGATCTTGTTCTACAAGAAGATACCAAAACAGATGCCCCCGTTGACAATTTATTTTCATCATcagcatcaccatcaccatcaccatcacagtcaTCATGCTCATCACAATCACAACTATCACCGCCAGCTGTACACGAAGCTAATAACTGCGAGGGGCTAGCCACCTTGGATCCAATGGAGGTAGAAGTAGAAAATGATATTGAAAGTGACTATGTTGAGTGCAATTTGAAAGATGAAATGGAGAAAAAAGAACAATTCACAATAGCTCCATCCACAGTTGTCGTTTGCGATCCTGTTCCAATGACTGAAGATAGTAACAAGGAGTCAGTAATTTCGTCTCCGGATAAAGATAATGTGGTTTTTGAAACTGTTGATGCACATTCTGATGACAAACTAAATTCTGTTAACGAATCCAATAAGCTTGAGATTGTTCATGATCTTAACATTGAGTCTCATAATAAGCAGGATGTGGATATTGACCTAGGTGCAAATAGTTTTGTTGAAGCATTGTGTGACATGAATGATGACGTTTCTAAAACAGACCAACAACCTCTTGAAGATGCTATTTCTCCATCGgaacttttagatgatgaagtccCGTTTTCTATCGATGAATGCAATAAAGAGCCTGAGACATCTACTGATAAATTTTATGTTTATTGTTCTGACAATAAGTCAGACTTGAATCTCGATAAGGGTGTAAGTTCAGAAAACGAACTTCTTTCTCAATTTGAGAATGAAGAGATTCACACCACTAGTGTTGTTAGAGTGAACGATCCTGCAGTTTCTGAGACTGGGCTTGTTACAAAATCAAGCATTTTTAATGAAAGGGCTTTTGTACCAAATCTGGATATGGACATAAATGACACGTCAGATGGTTTAACATCTGAAAAGGAGAAAGCTTGTGGTGAGTCATCATCTGGGTTTTTTCTTGATCGATTTGGGATCGATAAGGATAGTGTGGAGGTGGTCAAGAAGCTTTCCACCAAGTCAACCGATTCTTCTAAAGCTGTCAATAGTGAAAACCTAATATCAGTTGGTAGGCTTGCACAtgacacttataataataataatagtattaataataaactcTCTTCTGGTTCAGACACATCTAGACATGATGGACAATTTGATATGGGGACAAATGCTTTTGGAAGCTTTGTCGCATCAGGCATTGAAGGTGTGAACACTTTTCAGGAAGATAATGAGTTAAATAAAAATCATGCTGGTGATATTCCATTTTCTACTTTGGAGCAGATAACTTCTGAAAGCAGCTTACTTCCATCTGGTAGCGAGCAACCTTCAAATAAACAAGAGGCTAAATTAGATGACTTCAATATGTTTAGGAACAATGTAGCAAAGCACAATGAATCAGATGATGTTTTGGGCTTTAATACAAAAAGCAATCTTGAATTTTGTTCACTTGTTCCATCTGAAAACGAGCAAGGATTTGAGTTCCAAGATGATGTCTCTTGCTTGTATGATAATACAATGGAGGAATGCAAGGAGGAAAGCTCTGAAAGGGGATTGCTTAATCATTTTTCTGATGATATTTTCGAAAATAAGATGTATTCGACCCCGTTAGATGGACTCAAATTTGATGAAGACAGAGATCTTAACAGTAATGAGTTAAGTCTTGCCTTTGGTAACCATCATGTTTCATCAAAGATGGAGGAAGCTTTTGATGTTCACACTAATTTAAGTATGGTTAACAATAGTATGGTTGATGATCTCAAAGTCGGAAGAGGTTCAGCTGGTGGATTATTTGATCTTTCTGGTAATGTTAaaacaagtaattttcataatgcatGGGTGGGGactaaatcaaatgaatttaaaaGTTCAGGGAGTAAGTTTACTACTGATTTTGGAGGCAATATTAGCCAAGCTCATGAAGAAGTTGTGCCTAGTGGTATGTGGAGAACGGGCGATGTAAGTCAATTGCAGAGCGGTTTATCCAACTCTTCACATGCACAGATCCCGTCACATAGCTCTTTTCACTCTTTCAATATAATGTCAGATAAG